Within the Micromonospora citrea genome, the region CGCCCGGCGACGCCCGGCACAGCACCGACGTCGAGGTCAAGTGGGGGGTGCACCCGGCCGGGGAGGCGCGCTCCCGGTGGGCGACCGGCGAGCGGCGGACCGCCCTGCTGGTGCTGGTCAGCGGGTGCTTCCGGGTCGAGCTGCCGGACCGGACGGTGGTGCTGCGCGAGCCCGGCGACTACGTGGTGTGGGGGCGCGGCGTCGACCACTCCTGGTACGCCGAGCGCGAGTCGGTGGTGCTGACCGTCCGCTGGCCGT harbors:
- a CDS encoding signal peptidase I; this encodes MDDTVYVGNAGVDGATNAGWLLGHFMPPGDARHSTDVEVKWGVHPAGEARSRWATGERRTALLVLVSGCFRVELPDRTVVLREPGDYVVWGRGVDHSWYAERESVVLTVRWPSVPGYRVEPPVRR